Proteins encoded together in one Balaenoptera ricei isolate mBalRic1 chromosome 2, mBalRic1.hap2, whole genome shotgun sequence window:
- the MEIG1 gene encoding meiosis expressed gene 1 protein homolog isoform X1, with amino-acid sequence MERTFASWKVRNLKSPASGSFPPESPPGGASPWGQLLGPVPAAAAREDMFQCCLAPLQEQPSANAQRRPLTRETEEAPPRQSCFPELPAPRSSVSFSQFKTVPLGLPWWRSG; translated from the exons ATGgaacgcacgttcgcatcttggaaagttcgcaacttgaag TCCCCTGCCAGCGGCTCCTTCCCTCCTGAATCACCTCCTGGTGGAGCCTCGCCCTGGGGTCAGCTTCTGGGTCCcgtccccgccgccgccgccagggaAGACATGTTCCAGTGCTGCCTGGCACCGCTGCAGGAACAGCCCAGTGCTAACGCGCAAAGAAGGCCGTTAACCCGGGAGACTGAAGAAGCGCCCCCACGCCA GTCCTGTTTTCCAGAACTACCTGCCCCACGAAGCTCCGTTAGTTTTTCCCAGTTCAAAACTGtgcctttgggacttccctggtggcgcagtggttaa